Proteins encoded in a region of the Macaca mulatta isolate MMU2019108-1 chromosome X, T2T-MMU8v2.0, whole genome shotgun sequence genome:
- the NAA10 gene encoding N-alpha-acetyltransferase 10 isoform X2: MNIRNARPEDLMNMQHCNLLCLPENYQMKYYFYHGLSWPQLSYIAEDENGKIVGYVLAKMEEDPDDVPHGHITSLAVKRSHRRLGLAQKLMDQASRAMIENFNAKYVSLHVRKSNRAALHLYSNTLNFQISEVEPKYYADGEDAYAMKRDLTQMADELRRHLELKEKGRHVVLGAIENKVESKGNSPPSSGEACREEKGLAAEDSGGDSKDLSEVSETTESTDVKDSSEASDSAS, encoded by the exons ATGAACATCCGCAATGCGAGG CCAGAGGACCTAATGAACATGCAgcactgcaacctcctctgcctGCCCGAGAACTACCAGATGAAATACTACTTCTACCATGGCCTTTCCTGGCCCCAG CTCTCTTACATTGCTGAGGACGAGAATGGGAAGATTGTGGGGTATGTCCTGGCCAAAAT GGAAGAGGACCCAGATGATGTGCCCCATGGACATATCACTTCATTG GCTGTGAAGCGTTCCCACCGGCGCCTCGGTCTGGCTCAGAAACTGATGGACCAGGCCTCTCGAGCCATGATAGAGAACTTCAATGCCAAATACGTCTCCCTGCATGTCAGGAAGAG TAACCGGGCCGCCCTGCACCTCTATTCCAACACCCTCAACTTTCA GATCAGTGAAGTGGAGCCCAAATACTATGCAGATGGGGAGGACGCCTATGCCATGAAGCGAGACCTCACTCAGATGGCCGACGAG CTGAGGCGGCACCTGGAGCTGAAGGAGAAGGGCAGGCATGTGGTGCTGGGTGCCATCGAGAACAAGGTGGAGAGCAAAGGCAATTCACCTCCGAGCTCAGGAGAGGCCTGTCGCGAGGAGAAGGGCCTGGCTGCCGAGGATAGTGGTGGGGACAGCAAGGACCTCAGCGAGGTCAGCGAGACCACAGAGAGCACAGATGTCAAGGACAGCTCAGAGGCCTCCGACTCGGCCTCCTAG
- the RENBP gene encoding N-acylglucosamine 2-epimerase isoform X1, translated as MSKGLRARQTSGGDMEKERETLQAWKERVAQELDRVVAFWMEHSHDQEHGGFFTCLGREGRVYDDLKYVWLQGRQVWMYCRLYRTFQRFHHSQLLNAAKAGGEFLLRYARLAPPGKKCAFVLTRDGRPVKVQRTIFSECFYTMAMNELWRATGEVQYQTEAVEMMDQIVHWVREDASGLGRPQLQGAPTAEPMAVPMMLLNLVEQLGEADEELAGKYTELGDWCAQRILQHVQRDGQAVLENVSEDGKELSGCLGRQQNPGHALEAGWFLLRHCIRKGDPELRAHVVDKFLLLPFRSGWDPDHGGLFYFQDADDFCPTQLEWAMKLWWPHSEAMIAFLMGYSESGDPVLLRLFYQVAEYTFRQFRDPEYGEWFGYLSREGKVALSIKGGPFKGCFHVPRCLAMCEEMLGALLSRPAPTPTPVPTPARRGAE; from the exons atgagCAAGGGTCTCCGAGCGCGGCAGACCAGTGGTGGG GACATGGAGAAAGAGCGAGAGACTCTGCAGGCCTGGAAGGAGCGCGTGGCGCAGGAGCTGGACCGTGTAGTGGCGTTCTGGATGGAGCACTCCCACGACCAGGAGCACGG GGGCTTCTTCACGTGCCTTGGCCGCGAGGGACGGGTGTATGATGACCTCAAGTACGTGTGGCTGCAGGGGAGGCAG GTGTGGATGTATTGTCGCCTGTACCGCACTTTCCAGCGCTTCCACCACTCTCAGCTTctgaatgcagcaaaagcag GTGGTGAGTTCTTGCTGCGTTATGCCCGGCTGGCACCTCCTGGCAAGAAGTGTGCCTTTGTGCTGACTCGGGACGGCCGTCCGGTCAAGGTGCAGCGGACCATCTTCAGCGAGTGTTTCTACACCATGGCCATGAACGAGCTGTGGAGGGCCACAGGGGAAGTACAGTACCAG ACGGAAGCCGTGGAGATGATGGATCAGATTGTCCACTGGGTGCGGGAGGACGCGTCGGGACTGGGCCGGCCCCAGCTCCAGGGGGCCCCGACTGCGGAGCCCATGGCGGTGCCCATGATGCTGCTGAACCTGGTAGAGCAGCTTGGGGAGGCAGATGAGGAGCTGGCAGGCAAATACACAGAGCTGGGGGACTGGTGCGCCCAGAGGATTCTGCAGCACGTGCAG AGGGATGGACAAGCTGTGCTGGAGAATGTGTCAGAGGATGGCAAGGAACTTTCTGGCTGCCTGGGGAGACAGCAGAACCCAG GCCACGCACTGGAGGCCGGCTGGTTTCTGCTCCGTCATTGCATTCGGAAAGGCGACCCTGAACTTCGAGCCCACGTGGTTGACAAGTTCCTGTTGTTGCCCTTCCGCTCCGGATGGGACCCTGACCATGGAGGCCTCTTTTACTTCCAGGATGCTGATGACTTCTGCCCCACCCAG CTGGAGTGGGCCATGAAGCTCTGGTGGCCACACAGCGAAGCCATGATTGCCTTCCTCATGGGTTACAGTGAGAGTGGGGACCCTGTGCTGCTGCGCCTCTTCTACCAAGTGGCTGAGTACACCTTCCGCCAG TTTCGCGATCCCGAGTACGGGGAATGGTTTGGCTACCTGAGCCGAGAGGGCAAGGTGGCCCTCTCCATCAAGGGAGGTCCTTTCAAAG GCTGCTTCCACGTGCCGCGGTGCCTAGCCATGTGCGAGGAGATGCTGGGCGCCCTGCTGAGCCGCCCCGCCCCCACGCCGACGCCCGTCCCCACCCCCGCCCGTCGAGGCGCGGAATAA
- the NAA10 gene encoding N-alpha-acetyltransferase 10 isoform X3, producing MNIRNARPEDLMNMQHCNLLCLPENYQMKYYFYHGLSWPQLSYIAEDENGKIVGEEDPDDVPHGHITSLAVKRSHRRLGLAQKLMDQASRAMIENFNAKYVSLHVRKSNRAALHLYSNTLNFQISEVEPKYYADGEDAYAMKRDLTQMADELRRHLELKEKGRHVVLGAIENKVESKGNSPPSSGEACREEKGLAAEDSGGDSKDLSEVSETTESTDVKDSSEASDSAS from the exons ATGAACATCCGCAATGCGAGG CCAGAGGACCTAATGAACATGCAgcactgcaacctcctctgcctGCCCGAGAACTACCAGATGAAATACTACTTCTACCATGGCCTTTCCTGGCCCCAG CTCTCTTACATTGCTGAGGACGAGAATGGGAAGATTGTGGG GGAAGAGGACCCAGATGATGTGCCCCATGGACATATCACTTCATTG GCTGTGAAGCGTTCCCACCGGCGCCTCGGTCTGGCTCAGAAACTGATGGACCAGGCCTCTCGAGCCATGATAGAGAACTTCAATGCCAAATACGTCTCCCTGCATGTCAGGAAGAG TAACCGGGCCGCCCTGCACCTCTATTCCAACACCCTCAACTTTCA GATCAGTGAAGTGGAGCCCAAATACTATGCAGATGGGGAGGACGCCTATGCCATGAAGCGAGACCTCACTCAGATGGCCGACGAG CTGAGGCGGCACCTGGAGCTGAAGGAGAAGGGCAGGCATGTGGTGCTGGGTGCCATCGAGAACAAGGTGGAGAGCAAAGGCAATTCACCTCCGAGCTCAGGAGAGGCCTGTCGCGAGGAGAAGGGCCTGGCTGCCGAGGATAGTGGTGGGGACAGCAAGGACCTCAGCGAGGTCAGCGAGACCACAGAGAGCACAGATGTCAAGGACAGCTCAGAGGCCTCCGACTCGGCCTCCTAG
- the NAA10 gene encoding N-alpha-acetyltransferase 10 isoform X5, with the protein MNIRNARPEDLMNMQHCNLLCLPENYQMKYYFYHGLSWPQLSYIAEDENGKIVGYVLAKMEEDPDDVPHGHITSLAVKRSHRRLGLAQKLMDQASRAMIENFNAKYVSLHVRKRISEVEPKYYADGEDAYAMKRDLTQMADELRRHLELKEKGRHVVLGAIENKVESKGNSPPSSGEACREEKGLAAEDSGGDSKDLSEVSETTESTDVKDSSEASDSAS; encoded by the exons ATGAACATCCGCAATGCGAGG CCAGAGGACCTAATGAACATGCAgcactgcaacctcctctgcctGCCCGAGAACTACCAGATGAAATACTACTTCTACCATGGCCTTTCCTGGCCCCAG CTCTCTTACATTGCTGAGGACGAGAATGGGAAGATTGTGGGGTATGTCCTGGCCAAAAT GGAAGAGGACCCAGATGATGTGCCCCATGGACATATCACTTCATTG GCTGTGAAGCGTTCCCACCGGCGCCTCGGTCTGGCTCAGAAACTGATGGACCAGGCCTCTCGAGCCATGATAGAGAACTTCAATGCCAAATACGTCTCCCTGCATGTCAGGAAGAG GATCAGTGAAGTGGAGCCCAAATACTATGCAGATGGGGAGGACGCCTATGCCATGAAGCGAGACCTCACTCAGATGGCCGACGAG CTGAGGCGGCACCTGGAGCTGAAGGAGAAGGGCAGGCATGTGGTGCTGGGTGCCATCGAGAACAAGGTGGAGAGCAAAGGCAATTCACCTCCGAGCTCAGGAGAGGCCTGTCGCGAGGAGAAGGGCCTGGCTGCCGAGGATAGTGGTGGGGACAGCAAGGACCTCAGCGAGGTCAGCGAGACCACAGAGAGCACAGATGTCAAGGACAGCTCAGAGGCCTCCGACTCGGCCTCCTAG
- the RENBP gene encoding N-acylglucosamine 2-epimerase isoform X3 yields the protein MEKERETLQAWKERVAQELDRVVAFWMEHSHDQEHGGFFTCLGREGRVYDDLKYVWLQGRQVWMYCRLYRTFQRFHHSQLLNAAKAGGEFLLRYARLAPPGKKCAFVLTRDGRPVKVQRTIFSECFYTMAMNELWRATGEVQYQTEAVEMMDQIVHWVREDASGLGRPQLQGAPTAEPMAVPMMLLNLVEQLGEADEELAGKYTELGDWCAQRILQHVQRDGQAVLENVSEDGKELSGCLGRQQNPGHALEAGWFLLRHCIRKGDPELRAHVVDKFLLLPFRSGWDPDHGGLFYFQDADDFCPTQLEWAMKLWWPHSEAMIAFLMGYSESGDPVLLRLFYQVAEYTFRQAGAQWRDLGSLQPPPPVFKRFSRFSLPSSWDYSFAIPSTGNGLAT from the exons ATGGAGAAAGAGCGAGAGACTCTGCAGGCCTGGAAGGAGCGCGTGGCGCAGGAGCTGGACCGTGTAGTGGCGTTCTGGATGGAGCACTCCCACGACCAGGAGCACGG GGGCTTCTTCACGTGCCTTGGCCGCGAGGGACGGGTGTATGATGACCTCAAGTACGTGTGGCTGCAGGGGAGGCAG GTGTGGATGTATTGTCGCCTGTACCGCACTTTCCAGCGCTTCCACCACTCTCAGCTTctgaatgcagcaaaagcag GTGGTGAGTTCTTGCTGCGTTATGCCCGGCTGGCACCTCCTGGCAAGAAGTGTGCCTTTGTGCTGACTCGGGACGGCCGTCCGGTCAAGGTGCAGCGGACCATCTTCAGCGAGTGTTTCTACACCATGGCCATGAACGAGCTGTGGAGGGCCACAGGGGAAGTACAGTACCAG ACGGAAGCCGTGGAGATGATGGATCAGATTGTCCACTGGGTGCGGGAGGACGCGTCGGGACTGGGCCGGCCCCAGCTCCAGGGGGCCCCGACTGCGGAGCCCATGGCGGTGCCCATGATGCTGCTGAACCTGGTAGAGCAGCTTGGGGAGGCAGATGAGGAGCTGGCAGGCAAATACACAGAGCTGGGGGACTGGTGCGCCCAGAGGATTCTGCAGCACGTGCAG AGGGATGGACAAGCTGTGCTGGAGAATGTGTCAGAGGATGGCAAGGAACTTTCTGGCTGCCTGGGGAGACAGCAGAACCCAG GCCACGCACTGGAGGCCGGCTGGTTTCTGCTCCGTCATTGCATTCGGAAAGGCGACCCTGAACTTCGAGCCCACGTGGTTGACAAGTTCCTGTTGTTGCCCTTCCGCTCCGGATGGGACCCTGACCATGGAGGCCTCTTTTACTTCCAGGATGCTGATGACTTCTGCCCCACCCAG CTGGAGTGGGCCATGAAGCTCTGGTGGCCACACAGCGAAGCCATGATTGCCTTCCTCATGGGTTACAGTGAGAGTGGGGACCCTGTGCTGCTGCGCCTCTTCTACCAAGTGGCTGAGTACACCTTCCGCCAG gctggagcgcaatggcgtgatctcggctcactgcaacctccgcctcctgtgttcaagcgattctcccgcttcagcctcccgagtagctgggattacag TTTCGCGATCCCGAGTACGGGGAATGGTTTGGCTACCTGA
- the NAA10 gene encoding N-alpha-acetyltransferase 10 isoform X4: MAFPGPRWAASEFGLFSLPFPLCHQLSYIAEDENGKIVGYVLAKMEEDPDDVPHGHITSLAVKRSHRRLGLAQKLMDQASRAMIENFNAKYVSLHVRKSNRAALHLYSNTLNFQISEVEPKYYADGEDAYAMKRDLTQMADELRRHLELKEKGRHVVLGAIENKVESKGNSPPSSGEACREEKGLAAEDSGGDSKDLSEVSETTESTDVKDSSEASDSAS, from the exons ATGGCCTTTCCTGGCCCCAGGTGGGCAGCTTCTGAATTTGGGC TTTTCTCActcccttttcctctctgtcaCCAGCTCTCTTACATTGCTGAGGACGAGAATGGGAAGATTGTGGGGTATGTCCTGGCCAAAAT GGAAGAGGACCCAGATGATGTGCCCCATGGACATATCACTTCATTG GCTGTGAAGCGTTCCCACCGGCGCCTCGGTCTGGCTCAGAAACTGATGGACCAGGCCTCTCGAGCCATGATAGAGAACTTCAATGCCAAATACGTCTCCCTGCATGTCAGGAAGAG TAACCGGGCCGCCCTGCACCTCTATTCCAACACCCTCAACTTTCA GATCAGTGAAGTGGAGCCCAAATACTATGCAGATGGGGAGGACGCCTATGCCATGAAGCGAGACCTCACTCAGATGGCCGACGAG CTGAGGCGGCACCTGGAGCTGAAGGAGAAGGGCAGGCATGTGGTGCTGGGTGCCATCGAGAACAAGGTGGAGAGCAAAGGCAATTCACCTCCGAGCTCAGGAGAGGCCTGTCGCGAGGAGAAGGGCCTGGCTGCCGAGGATAGTGGTGGGGACAGCAAGGACCTCAGCGAGGTCAGCGAGACCACAGAGAGCACAGATGTCAAGGACAGCTCAGAGGCCTCCGACTCGGCCTCCTAG
- the NAA10 gene encoding N-alpha-acetyltransferase 10 isoform X1 encodes MNIRNARPEDLMNMQHCNLLCLPENYQMKYYFYHGLSWPQLSYIAEDENGKIVGYVLAKMEEDPDDVPHGHITSLVCKVHSGSLSFTRSLLFSYQAVKRSHRRLGLAQKLMDQASRAMIENFNAKYVSLHVRKSNRAALHLYSNTLNFQISEVEPKYYADGEDAYAMKRDLTQMADELRRHLELKEKGRHVVLGAIENKVESKGNSPPSSGEACREEKGLAAEDSGGDSKDLSEVSETTESTDVKDSSEASDSAS; translated from the exons ATGAACATCCGCAATGCGAGG CCAGAGGACCTAATGAACATGCAgcactgcaacctcctctgcctGCCCGAGAACTACCAGATGAAATACTACTTCTACCATGGCCTTTCCTGGCCCCAG CTCTCTTACATTGCTGAGGACGAGAATGGGAAGATTGTGGGGTATGTCCTGGCCAAAAT GGAAGAGGACCCAGATGATGTGCCCCATGGACATATCACTTCATTGGTATGTAAGGTTCACTCAGGCTCTCTG TCCTTCACCCGCTCTCTGCTCTTCTCCTACCAGGCTGTGAAGCGTTCCCACCGGCGCCTCGGTCTGGCTCAGAAACTGATGGACCAGGCCTCTCGAGCCATGATAGAGAACTTCAATGCCAAATACGTCTCCCTGCATGTCAGGAAGAG TAACCGGGCCGCCCTGCACCTCTATTCCAACACCCTCAACTTTCA GATCAGTGAAGTGGAGCCCAAATACTATGCAGATGGGGAGGACGCCTATGCCATGAAGCGAGACCTCACTCAGATGGCCGACGAG CTGAGGCGGCACCTGGAGCTGAAGGAGAAGGGCAGGCATGTGGTGCTGGGTGCCATCGAGAACAAGGTGGAGAGCAAAGGCAATTCACCTCCGAGCTCAGGAGAGGCCTGTCGCGAGGAGAAGGGCCTGGCTGCCGAGGATAGTGGTGGGGACAGCAAGGACCTCAGCGAGGTCAGCGAGACCACAGAGAGCACAGATGTCAAGGACAGCTCAGAGGCCTCCGACTCGGCCTCCTAG
- the RENBP gene encoding N-acylglucosamine 2-epimerase isoform X2, with product MEKERETLQAWKERVAQELDRVVAFWMEHSHDQEHGGFFTCLGREGRVYDDLKYVWLQGRQVWMYCRLYRTFQRFHHSQLLNAAKAGGEFLLRYARLAPPGKKCAFVLTRDGRPVKVQRTIFSECFYTMAMNELWRATGEVQYQTEAVEMMDQIVHWVREDASGLGRPQLQGAPTAEPMAVPMMLLNLVEQLGEADEELAGKYTELGDWCAQRILQHVQRDGQAVLENVSEDGKELSGCLGRQQNPGHALEAGWFLLRHCIRKGDPELRAHVVDKFLLLPFRSGWDPDHGGLFYFQDADDFCPTQLEWAMKLWWPHSEAMIAFLMGYSESGDPVLLRLFYQVAEYTFRQFRDPEYGEWFGYLSREGKVALSIKGGPFKGCFHVPRCLAMCEEMLGALLSRPAPTPTPVPTPARRGAE from the exons ATGGAGAAAGAGCGAGAGACTCTGCAGGCCTGGAAGGAGCGCGTGGCGCAGGAGCTGGACCGTGTAGTGGCGTTCTGGATGGAGCACTCCCACGACCAGGAGCACGG GGGCTTCTTCACGTGCCTTGGCCGCGAGGGACGGGTGTATGATGACCTCAAGTACGTGTGGCTGCAGGGGAGGCAG GTGTGGATGTATTGTCGCCTGTACCGCACTTTCCAGCGCTTCCACCACTCTCAGCTTctgaatgcagcaaaagcag GTGGTGAGTTCTTGCTGCGTTATGCCCGGCTGGCACCTCCTGGCAAGAAGTGTGCCTTTGTGCTGACTCGGGACGGCCGTCCGGTCAAGGTGCAGCGGACCATCTTCAGCGAGTGTTTCTACACCATGGCCATGAACGAGCTGTGGAGGGCCACAGGGGAAGTACAGTACCAG ACGGAAGCCGTGGAGATGATGGATCAGATTGTCCACTGGGTGCGGGAGGACGCGTCGGGACTGGGCCGGCCCCAGCTCCAGGGGGCCCCGACTGCGGAGCCCATGGCGGTGCCCATGATGCTGCTGAACCTGGTAGAGCAGCTTGGGGAGGCAGATGAGGAGCTGGCAGGCAAATACACAGAGCTGGGGGACTGGTGCGCCCAGAGGATTCTGCAGCACGTGCAG AGGGATGGACAAGCTGTGCTGGAGAATGTGTCAGAGGATGGCAAGGAACTTTCTGGCTGCCTGGGGAGACAGCAGAACCCAG GCCACGCACTGGAGGCCGGCTGGTTTCTGCTCCGTCATTGCATTCGGAAAGGCGACCCTGAACTTCGAGCCCACGTGGTTGACAAGTTCCTGTTGTTGCCCTTCCGCTCCGGATGGGACCCTGACCATGGAGGCCTCTTTTACTTCCAGGATGCTGATGACTTCTGCCCCACCCAG CTGGAGTGGGCCATGAAGCTCTGGTGGCCACACAGCGAAGCCATGATTGCCTTCCTCATGGGTTACAGTGAGAGTGGGGACCCTGTGCTGCTGCGCCTCTTCTACCAAGTGGCTGAGTACACCTTCCGCCAG TTTCGCGATCCCGAGTACGGGGAATGGTTTGGCTACCTGAGCCGAGAGGGCAAGGTGGCCCTCTCCATCAAGGGAGGTCCTTTCAAAG GCTGCTTCCACGTGCCGCGGTGCCTAGCCATGTGCGAGGAGATGCTGGGCGCCCTGCTGAGCCGCCCCGCCCCCACGCCGACGCCCGTCCCCACCCCCGCCCGTCGAGGCGCGGAATAA